The following are encoded in a window of Saccharothrix longispora genomic DNA:
- the tatC gene encoding twin-arginine translocase subunit TatC, translating into MGASPVRWWTQRRERRKLHSRRGNPDGTMSLKDHLYDLRHRLGLGLLFIAIGAIFGFFWWGWHLFGWHSLGEIVTAPYCAIPAADRFSQDGKCQLLQTKPFEAFMIQLKVGAAAGMALTAPLWLYQVWRFIAPGLYAKERRFALTFVGVASVLFAAGAALAFYVVPQGLSVLVGFGDNQFLTALSGGEYIDFVLTLLLIFGVSFELPLVVIMLNQVGILTYEKLSKWRRGIVFALFIFAAVATPGTDPISMVALAIALAILFELAIQVARVHDKRAARKRKAEGLDDLSDDEAAPFDYAPSSVEDPAPVTATTATATTPVKEPDRVRYDDAT; encoded by the coding sequence GTGGGGGCAAGTCCGGTCCGGTGGTGGACCCAGCGCCGGGAACGCCGCAAGCTGCACAGCCGTCGGGGCAACCCCGACGGCACCATGTCGTTGAAGGACCACCTCTACGACCTCCGGCACCGGCTGGGCCTGGGGCTGCTGTTCATCGCGATCGGCGCGATCTTCGGCTTCTTCTGGTGGGGCTGGCACCTCTTCGGCTGGCACAGCCTCGGCGAGATCGTCACCGCACCGTACTGCGCCATCCCGGCGGCGGACCGGTTCAGCCAGGACGGCAAGTGCCAACTGCTCCAGACCAAGCCGTTCGAGGCCTTCATGATCCAGCTGAAGGTCGGCGCGGCGGCGGGCATGGCACTCACCGCGCCCCTGTGGCTGTACCAGGTCTGGCGCTTCATCGCCCCGGGCCTGTACGCCAAGGAGCGGCGCTTCGCCCTCACGTTCGTCGGCGTCGCCTCGGTGCTGTTCGCGGCCGGCGCGGCACTGGCGTTCTACGTGGTCCCGCAGGGCCTGTCCGTGCTGGTCGGGTTCGGCGACAACCAGTTCCTCACGGCGCTGTCCGGCGGCGAGTACATCGACTTCGTGCTGACGCTGCTGCTGATCTTCGGCGTGAGCTTCGAGCTGCCGCTGGTCGTGATCATGCTCAACCAGGTCGGCATCCTGACCTACGAGAAGCTGAGCAAGTGGCGGCGCGGGATCGTGTTCGCCCTGTTCATCTTCGCCGCCGTCGCGACACCGGGCACGGACCCGATCTCGATGGTCGCGCTGGCCATCGCGCTGGCGATCCTGTTCGAACTGGCCATCCAGGTCGCCCGCGTCCACGACAAGCGGGCCGCGCGCAAGCGCAAGGCCGAGGGCCTGGACGACCTGTCGGACGACGAGGCGGCGCCGTTCGACTACGCGCCGTCCTCCGTCGAGGACCCCGCACCGGTGACCGCGACCACCGCCACCGCCACCACCCCGGTCAAGGAGCCCGACCGGGTCCGGTACGACGACGCCACCTGA
- a CDS encoding DEAD/DEAH box helicase, giving the protein MSSAPRSPADSYADFRRRSSRPKLTDFLSVISFELDPFQERACEALEDGHGVLVCAPTGAGKTVVGEFAVHLALAEGRKCFYTTPIKALSNQKYADLVARYGPGKVGLLTGDTSVNGDAPVVVMTTEVLRNMLYAGSSTLNSLAYVVMDEIHYLADRFRGPVWEEVILHLPESVRLVGLSATVSNAEEFGEWLVEVRGDTTVVVDEHRPVPLWQHMLAGGRMLDLFAGEDPEGHNRINPQLLRHTDELQRYHVPWSRGRANKDRGGRPRSTGFKPVSRVDVVQRLDGAGLLPAIDFVFSRAGCDAAVQQCVRAGLRLNSVDEVEEIREVIDSKTRDLPQGDLMVLGYWEWREALERGIASHHAGLLPAFKETVEELFVRGLVKVVFATETLALGINMPARTVVLEKLVKYNGEAHVDLTPGEYTQLTGRAGRRGIDVEGHAVVVWQPGVDPKAVAGLASTRTYPLRSSFRPGYNMAVNLVHQLGAAAARDLLEQSFAQFQADRSVVGSARRIERNREALGGYAEAMTCHLGDFAEYASLRRRVAEREKALARQNSSANRAEAASSLERLRKGDVIAVPSGRRSGLAVVIDPGLEPLGEARPFVVTEDRWAGRLSSADFPVPVEVLGRLKLPKQVDTRSPRSRRDLASSLRSTGIVAPAMRKRRSNADDDAELATLRRALRAHPCHGCEKREEHARWGERYHRLLAETEQLERKVAATTHSLAREFDRIRALLRERGYLHAEESGPGEEVTEHGMRLTRLYSESDLLAAECLRHGVWRGLEPAELAAVVSALVYEARRDGPMEMRLPPGKVSDAMMATARLWAELEDDERRHRLDRTRQPDPGFAWPVYRWARGESLEKVLSSAEENGNELGAGDFVRWCRQVIDFLDQIRDVVGGGDPVGAAARKAVDALRRGVVAMATV; this is encoded by the coding sequence GTGTCAAGCGCTCCGCGGTCCCCGGCCGACTCCTACGCGGACTTCCGCCGTCGCAGTTCCCGGCCCAAGCTGACCGACTTCCTCTCGGTGATCTCCTTCGAGCTCGACCCGTTCCAGGAGCGCGCCTGCGAGGCGCTGGAGGACGGCCACGGCGTGCTGGTGTGCGCCCCCACCGGTGCCGGCAAGACCGTCGTCGGCGAGTTCGCCGTGCACCTGGCCCTCGCCGAGGGCCGCAAGTGCTTCTACACCACGCCCATCAAGGCGCTGTCGAACCAGAAGTACGCCGACCTGGTCGCCCGCTACGGGCCGGGCAAGGTCGGCCTGCTCACCGGCGACACCTCGGTCAACGGCGACGCGCCGGTCGTGGTCATGACCACCGAGGTGCTGCGCAACATGCTGTACGCGGGCTCGTCGACGCTGAACAGCCTCGCCTACGTGGTGATGGACGAGATCCACTACCTGGCCGACCGGTTCCGCGGCCCGGTGTGGGAGGAGGTCATCCTCCACCTGCCGGAGTCGGTGCGCCTGGTGGGCCTGTCCGCGACGGTCAGCAACGCCGAGGAGTTCGGCGAGTGGCTGGTCGAGGTGCGCGGCGACACGACCGTGGTGGTGGACGAGCACCGGCCGGTGCCGCTGTGGCAGCACATGCTGGCGGGCGGCCGGATGCTGGACCTGTTCGCGGGGGAGGACCCGGAGGGGCACAACCGGATCAACCCGCAGCTGCTGCGGCACACCGACGAACTCCAGCGCTACCACGTGCCGTGGAGCCGGGGGCGGGCGAACAAGGACCGGGGCGGCCGGCCTCGGTCGACGGGGTTCAAGCCGGTGTCGCGGGTGGACGTCGTGCAGCGGTTGGACGGGGCGGGGCTGCTGCCGGCGATCGACTTCGTGTTCAGCCGGGCGGGCTGCGACGCGGCGGTGCAGCAGTGCGTGCGGGCGGGCCTGCGGTTGAACTCGGTCGACGAGGTCGAGGAGATCCGCGAGGTCATCGACTCGAAGACGCGGGACCTGCCGCAGGGCGACCTGATGGTGCTGGGTTACTGGGAGTGGCGGGAGGCGCTGGAGCGGGGCATCGCGAGCCACCACGCGGGGTTGCTGCCGGCGTTCAAGGAGACCGTGGAGGAGCTGTTCGTCCGCGGTCTGGTGAAGGTGGTGTTCGCGACCGAGACGCTGGCGCTGGGCATCAACATGCCGGCGCGGACCGTGGTGCTGGAGAAGCTGGTCAAGTACAACGGCGAGGCGCACGTCGACCTGACGCCGGGTGAGTACACGCAGCTCACGGGGCGTGCCGGGCGGCGGGGCATCGACGTGGAGGGCCACGCGGTCGTGGTGTGGCAGCCGGGGGTGGACCCGAAGGCGGTGGCGGGTCTGGCGTCGACGCGCACGTACCCGCTGCGCTCGTCGTTCCGGCCGGGCTACAACATGGCGGTCAACCTGGTGCACCAGTTGGGCGCGGCGGCGGCGCGGGACCTGCTGGAGCAGTCGTTCGCGCAGTTCCAGGCGGACCGGTCGGTGGTGGGGTCGGCGCGGCGCATCGAGCGCAACCGGGAGGCGCTGGGCGGGTACGCCGAGGCGATGACGTGCCACCTGGGCGACTTCGCGGAGTACGCGTCGCTGCGGCGGCGGGTGGCGGAGCGGGAGAAGGCGCTGGCGCGGCAGAACTCGTCGGCGAACCGGGCGGAGGCGGCGTCGTCGCTGGAGCGGTTGCGCAAGGGCGACGTGATCGCGGTGCCGTCGGGACGCCGGTCGGGTCTGGCGGTGGTGATCGACCCGGGGCTGGAGCCGCTGGGCGAGGCACGGCCGTTCGTGGTGACGGAGGACCGCTGGGCGGGTCGGCTGTCGTCGGCGGACTTCCCGGTGCCGGTGGAGGTGCTGGGGCGGTTGAAGCTGCCCAAGCAGGTGGACACGCGGTCGCCGCGGTCGCGTCGTGACCTGGCGTCGTCGTTGCGGAGCACGGGGATCGTGGCGCCGGCGATGCGCAAGCGGCGGTCGAACGCGGACGACGACGCGGAGTTGGCGACGTTGCGGAGGGCGTTGCGGGCGCACCCGTGCCACGGGTGCGAGAAGCGCGAGGAGCACGCCCGGTGGGGCGAGCGGTACCACCGGCTGCTGGCGGAGACGGAGCAGTTGGAGCGGAAGGTCGCGGCGACGACGCACTCGTTGGCGCGGGAGTTCGACCGCATCCGGGCGTTGTTGCGCGAGCGGGGCTACCTGCACGCGGAGGAGAGCGGGCCGGGTGAGGAGGTCACCGAGCACGGGATGCGGTTGACGCGCCTCTACAGCGAGTCGGACCTGCTGGCGGCGGAGTGCCTGCGGCACGGGGTGTGGCGTGGGCTGGAGCCGGCGGAGCTGGCGGCGGTGGTGTCGGCGCTGGTGTACGAGGCGCGTCGGGACGGTCCGATGGAGATGCGGTTGCCGCCGGGGAAGGTGTCGGACGCGATGATGGCGACGGCGCGGTTGTGGGCGGAGCTGGAGGACGACGAGCGGCGTCACCGGTTGGACCGGACGCGTCAGCCTGATCCGGGGTTCGCGTGGCCGGTGTACCGGTGGGCGCGGGGCGAGTCGTTGGAGAAGGTGCTGTCGTCGGCCGAGGAGAACGGCAACGAGCTGGGCGCGGGCGATTTCGTGCGCTGGTGCCGGCAGGTGATCGACTTCCTGGACCAGATCCGCGACGTGGTCGGCGGGGGTGACCCGGTGGGTGCCGCGGCCCGGAAGGCGGTGGACGCGCTGCGTCGCGGGGTGGTGGCGATGGCCACCGTTTGA
- the tatA gene encoding Sec-independent protein translocase subunit TatA — translation MGNLGATELIIIAVVIILLFGAKKLPDMARSLGRSAKILKAETKGLRDDDDQSKQDVPPPVAPVQQQLPPAQPVVQQPVQPQVVQPQPQVVQPPVQQPQVAPPIEQTSQNKQN, via the coding sequence GTGGGTAACCTCGGAGCTACTGAGCTGATCATCATCGCCGTGGTGATCATCTTGCTGTTCGGGGCGAAGAAGCTGCCCGACATGGCGCGCTCGCTCGGCCGCTCGGCCAAGATCCTGAAGGCCGAGACCAAGGGCCTGCGGGACGACGACGACCAGTCGAAGCAGGACGTGCCGCCGCCCGTCGCCCCGGTCCAGCAGCAGCTGCCGCCGGCCCAGCCGGTCGTCCAGCAGCCCGTGCAGCCGCAGGTCGTCCAGCCGCAGCCGCAGGTGGTCCAGCCTCCGGTGCAGCAGCCGCAGGTGGCGCCGCCCATCGAGCAGACCTCGCAGAACAAGCAGAACTAG
- a CDS encoding helix-turn-helix transcriptional regulator: MSGATDRLPRLLALVPYLLARPGIPIDEVAEDFEVTPKQIRKDLELLWMCGLPGYGPGDLIDLSFEGETVTVTFDAGMSRPLRLTAAEATSLLVALRALAETPGVADQAAVQRAVAKIEAAVGQARPAGVAVGLAVREGPQTARVRDAVSDGVRRRRALRMRYYTPSRDEITDRVVDPMRLLLVEGRSYLEAWCRAADGVRLFRLDRIDAVDVLDEPASPPPHATPTDTSEGLFQPDPSQQTAVLVLEPDARWVAEYYPTDGLVELPDGRARVLMRYADTAWMVRLLLGMGGEVHVEQPPDLVAEVARQAGAALRRADHLPAT, from the coding sequence GTGAGCGGCGCCACCGACCGGCTGCCCCGGCTGCTGGCCCTCGTGCCGTACCTGCTGGCCCGGCCCGGCATCCCGATCGACGAGGTCGCCGAGGACTTCGAGGTCACGCCCAAGCAGATCCGCAAGGACCTCGAACTGCTGTGGATGTGCGGCCTGCCCGGTTACGGGCCCGGTGACCTGATCGACCTGTCCTTCGAGGGCGAGACGGTCACCGTCACCTTCGACGCGGGCATGAGCCGGCCGCTGCGGCTGACCGCCGCCGAGGCCACGTCGCTGCTGGTCGCGCTGCGCGCGCTGGCCGAGACACCGGGCGTGGCGGACCAGGCGGCCGTGCAGCGGGCCGTGGCCAAGATCGAGGCGGCGGTCGGCCAGGCGCGGCCCGCGGGCGTGGCCGTCGGCCTGGCCGTGCGCGAGGGGCCGCAGACGGCGCGCGTGCGCGACGCGGTGTCCGACGGCGTGCGGCGCAGGCGCGCCCTGCGGATGCGCTACTACACGCCGTCGCGGGACGAGATCACCGACCGCGTGGTCGACCCGATGCGCCTGCTGCTGGTCGAGGGCCGCAGCTACCTGGAGGCGTGGTGCCGCGCCGCCGACGGCGTGCGGCTGTTCCGGCTCGACCGGATCGACGCCGTGGACGTGCTCGACGAGCCCGCGAGCCCGCCGCCGCACGCCACGCCCACGGACACCTCGGAGGGGTTGTTCCAGCCCGACCCGTCCCAGCAGACGGCCGTGCTCGTGCTCGAACCGGACGCCCGGTGGGTCGCCGAGTACTACCCGACCGACGGCCTGGTCGAACTGCCGGACGGCCGGGCGCGCGTGCTCATGAGGTACGCCGACACCGCCTGGATGGTGCGGCTGCTGCTCGGCATGGGGGGCGAGGTCCACGTCGAGCAGCCGCCCGACCTGGTGGCCGAGGTCGCCCGGCAGGCGGGGGCGGCGTTGCGCCGGGCGGATCACCTCCCGGCAACCTAG
- the pafA gene encoding Pup--protein ligase — protein sequence MQRRIFGIETEFGVTCTFHGQRRLSPDEVARYLFRRVVSWGRSSNVFLRNGSRLYLDVGSHPEYATAECDDLAQLVTHDKAGERILEDLLVDAERRLADEGIGGDIFLFKNNTDSAGNSYGCHENYLVARAGEFSRIADVLLPFLVTRQLICGAGKVLQTPRGAVYCLSQRAEHIWEGVSSATTRSRPIINTRDEPHADAERYRRLHVIVGDSNMSEVTTLLKVGSANLVLEMIEQGVQFRDFSLDNPIRAIREISHDLTGRRTVRLAGGKEASALDIQREYYERAVEHVAKRAPDPMAERVLELWGRTLDAIEAEDLSKIDREIDWAIKYRLMQRYQAKHDMDLSNPRIAQLDLAYHDIRRGRGIFDLLQRKGQVDRVTDDGEIEAAKDTPPQTTRAKLRGDFIAAAQAAGRDFTVDWVHLKLNDQAQRTVLCKDPFRAVDERVERLISSL from the coding sequence ATGCAGCGGCGGATCTTCGGCATTGAGACTGAGTTCGGGGTGACCTGCACCTTCCACGGGCAGCGCAGGCTGTCCCCGGATGAGGTCGCGCGTTATCTGTTCCGCCGGGTCGTCTCGTGGGGACGCTCGTCGAACGTCTTCCTGCGCAACGGCTCTCGGCTCTACCTCGACGTCGGGTCGCACCCCGAGTACGCGACCGCGGAGTGCGACGACCTCGCGCAGCTCGTCACGCACGACAAGGCCGGCGAGCGCATCCTCGAAGACCTGCTCGTCGACGCCGAGCGCAGGCTCGCCGACGAGGGCATCGGCGGGGACATCTTCCTGTTCAAGAACAACACGGACTCCGCGGGCAACTCCTACGGTTGCCACGAGAACTACCTGGTCGCGCGGGCGGGGGAGTTCTCCCGCATCGCCGACGTCCTGCTGCCGTTCCTGGTGACCAGGCAGCTCATCTGCGGCGCGGGCAAGGTGCTCCAGACGCCGCGCGGAGCGGTCTACTGCCTGTCGCAGCGGGCCGAGCACATCTGGGAGGGCGTGTCCAGCGCCACCACCCGATCGCGTCCCATCATCAACACCCGCGACGAGCCCCACGCCGACGCCGAGCGCTACCGCAGGCTCCACGTCATCGTCGGCGACTCGAACATGTCCGAGGTGACGACCCTGCTCAAGGTGGGCAGCGCGAACCTCGTGCTGGAGATGATCGAGCAGGGCGTGCAGTTCCGCGACTTCAGCCTGGACAACCCCATCCGGGCGATCCGCGAGATCAGCCACGACCTGACCGGCCGCCGGACCGTGCGCCTGGCGGGCGGCAAGGAGGCCTCCGCGCTGGACATCCAGCGCGAGTACTACGAGCGCGCCGTGGAGCACGTGGCCAAGCGCGCGCCCGACCCGATGGCCGAGCGCGTCCTGGAGCTGTGGGGCCGCACGCTCGACGCGATCGAGGCCGAGGACCTGTCCAAGATCGACCGGGAGATCGACTGGGCCATCAAGTACCGGCTCATGCAGCGCTACCAGGCCAAGCACGACATGGACCTGTCCAACCCGCGCATCGCCCAGCTCGACCTCGCCTATCACGACATCCGGCGCGGCCGGGGCATCTTCGACCTGCTCCAGCGCAAGGGCCAGGTCGACCGGGTGACCGACGACGGCGAGATCGAGGCCGCCAAGGACACCCCGCCGCAGACGACGCGGGCCAAGCTGCGCGGCGACTTCATCGCCGCCGCGCAGGCCGCGGGCCGCGACTTCACCGTCGACTGGGTGCACCTCAAGCTCAACGACCAGGCGCAGCGCACCGTGCTGTGCAAGGACCCGTTCCGCGCCGTGGACGAGCGCGTGGAGCGGCTGATCTCGTCCCTCTAG
- a CDS encoding diacylglycerol/lipid kinase family protein, giving the protein MTTSTRAALLVCPASGKGRAARVAGTVAARLRTAVDHLDLHVASSAEGTAAAARRAVADGVDVLVVLGGDGGAHLAVQACAGTSTALAVVPAGTGNDLATALDTTSADDVVDALRAGSRRSLDLGRVRGGPWFATVLCAGFDSAVNERANAMRWPAGPRRYDLAILAELAALRAEHLVVETEDGVVELDALLVAVGNTTSYGGGIPVCPGASTSDGLFDLTVVGAAPRRTLLRMLPTLRTGRHVDHPEVRTFRARSVRLSGPSWVAYADGERLREVPLDVECVPGALTAVCGPLSGAG; this is encoded by the coding sequence ATGACGACGTCGACGCGGGCGGCCCTGCTGGTGTGCCCGGCCTCGGGCAAGGGCCGGGCCGCGCGCGTGGCGGGCACCGTCGCGGCCCGGCTGCGCACCGCCGTCGACCACCTCGACCTGCACGTGGCGTCCTCCGCCGAGGGCACGGCCGCGGCGGCGCGGCGGGCCGTGGCCGACGGGGTGGACGTGCTCGTCGTGCTCGGCGGTGACGGCGGCGCGCACCTGGCCGTGCAGGCGTGCGCCGGGACGTCGACGGCGCTGGCCGTGGTGCCCGCGGGCACCGGCAACGACCTGGCCACCGCGCTCGACACCACGTCCGCGGACGACGTGGTGGACGCGCTGCGCGCCGGTTCCCGCAGGTCGCTGGACCTGGGGCGGGTGCGTGGCGGGCCGTGGTTCGCGACCGTGCTGTGCGCGGGTTTCGACTCGGCGGTCAACGAGCGGGCGAACGCGATGCGCTGGCCCGCCGGTCCACGCCGCTACGACCTGGCGATCCTGGCCGAGCTGGCGGCGCTGCGTGCCGAGCACCTGGTCGTGGAGACCGAGGACGGGGTCGTGGAGCTGGACGCCCTGCTGGTCGCGGTCGGCAACACCACCAGCTACGGCGGCGGCATCCCGGTGTGCCCGGGCGCCTCGACGAGCGACGGCCTGTTCGACCTGACCGTGGTGGGCGCGGCACCGCGGCGCACCCTGCTGCGGATGCTGCCCACGCTGCGCACCGGGCGGCACGTCGACCACCCGGAGGTGCGCACGTTCCGGGCCCGGTCGGTGCGGCTGAGCGGGCCGTCGTGGGTCGCGTACGCCGACGGCGAACGCCTCCGCGAGGTACCGCTGGACGTCGAGTGCGTGCCGGGGGCGTTGACCGCCGTGTGCGGGCCCCTCAGCGGTGCCGGCTGA
- a CDS encoding WD40/YVTN/BNR-like repeat-containing protein, whose amino-acid sequence MKSLLLVVAAVVSLLVVPAGAVASGHDGHDATWRLTPTGVDARLRGLSAVSPRVAWASGSRGTVLRTTDGGVTWASVAPPDSSALDFRDIEAFDARTAVVLSIGPGDSSRIYRTSDGGRTWSRAFTNPDPAAFYDCVAFFDRFRGLAMSDPVDGRFRVLSTRDGGRSWLPVPPEDLPPALPGEFGFAASGQCLTTAGPRDAWIATGGGATARVLHSGDGGRHWSVSDTPLLSSGSAGVFAVAFRSPRQGLAIGGDYLAPGGAVANLALTSDGGRTWRTPGSSPVGYRSGAAWHGSSVVAVGPTGSDLSRDGGRTWVGFDGGSFDTVDCAGVCWAAGEKGRVGVLTWR is encoded by the coding sequence ATGAAGAGCCTTCTCCTCGTCGTGGCCGCGGTGGTGTCCCTGCTGGTGGTCCCCGCCGGCGCGGTGGCGTCCGGTCACGACGGCCACGACGCCACCTGGCGGCTCACGCCCACCGGTGTCGACGCCCGCCTGCGCGGCCTGTCCGCGGTGAGCCCGCGCGTCGCCTGGGCGAGCGGCAGCCGGGGCACCGTCCTGCGCACCACCGACGGCGGCGTGACCTGGGCGTCCGTCGCCCCGCCGGACAGCTCCGCGCTGGACTTCCGCGACATCGAGGCGTTCGACGCGCGCACCGCCGTGGTGCTGTCCATCGGCCCCGGGGACAGCTCGCGGATCTACCGGACCTCCGATGGCGGGCGCACCTGGTCCCGGGCGTTCACCAACCCCGACCCGGCCGCGTTCTACGACTGCGTGGCGTTCTTCGACCGCTTCCGCGGCCTGGCCATGAGCGACCCGGTGGACGGTCGGTTCCGGGTGCTCTCGACCCGGGACGGGGGCCGGTCCTGGCTGCCCGTGCCCCCGGAGGACCTGCCGCCCGCGCTGCCCGGCGAGTTCGGCTTCGCGGCCAGTGGGCAGTGCCTCACCACGGCGGGGCCGCGGGACGCGTGGATCGCCACCGGCGGCGGCGCGACCGCCCGCGTGCTGCACTCCGGCGACGGCGGCCGGCACTGGTCGGTGAGCGACACGCCGCTGCTCAGCTCGGGTTCGGCGGGCGTGTTCGCGGTGGCGTTCCGCTCGCCCCGCCAGGGTCTGGCGATCGGCGGCGACTACCTGGCGCCCGGCGGGGCGGTGGCGAACCTGGCGCTCACCTCCGACGGCGGCCGGACGTGGCGCACGCCGGGGTCCTCGCCGGTCGGCTACCGGTCGGGCGCGGCGTGGCACGGGTCGTCGGTGGTCGCCGTGGGGCCGACCGGCAGCGACCTCAGCCGGGACGGCGGGCGCACCTGGGTGGGGTTCGACGGGGGCAGCTTCGACACCGTGGACTGCGCGGGCGTGTGCTGGGCGGCCGGCGAGAAGGGGCGCGTCGGTGTCCTGACCTGGCGCTGA
- a CDS encoding bacteriophage holin: MPYLPTLLLVAFGVIVLVVVGFRVIGSLRRFRAASTLVGDRVGDGAGLLRARLAALGVAVAERRPERARQGEPRVPSVDRGRQEDHRG, from the coding sequence GTGCCGTACTTGCCGACCCTGCTCCTGGTCGCGTTCGGGGTGATCGTCCTCGTCGTGGTCGGATTCCGAGTCATCGGATCGTTGCGCCGCTTCCGCGCGGCAAGCACTCTGGTGGGAGACAGGGTCGGCGACGGCGCCGGACTGCTGCGAGCGCGTCTGGCCGCGCTCGGGGTGGCCGTTGCCGAACGGCGTCCGGAACGGGCCCGGCAGGGCGAGCCCCGCGTACCATCGGTGGACCGGGGGAGACAGGAGGATCACCGTGGGTAA
- a CDS encoding helix-turn-helix transcriptional regulator, producing the protein MAIARAERLVNLVLCLLSTRQYLTAERIRAIVPGYSDAPTDEAFFRMFERDKTELRDLGVPLETGRSAGFDAIDGYRIARRDYELGDIDLEPDEAAAVALAARLWDSPQFTGAAHGALIKLRAAGVDVDQDVHVPVEPKVRTSEPAFPPLLAAVQEGRVVEFDYRRPAPVEIRTRVVEPWGVVAWRGRWYLVGHDRDRGAPRCFRLSRIVGDVRSVGKPGTVQRPDDVDLLSFVARNNRPASDQPVATATLWAARDRAQGLRRRARVVGSREFDGEAGDLLEVNLRFPDSAATWIAGFGSDVVVLEPEVLAKTVREKLVGALRGAGVRA; encoded by the coding sequence GTGGCCATCGCACGTGCCGAACGGCTCGTCAACCTGGTGCTGTGCCTGCTCTCGACCCGCCAGTACCTGACCGCCGAGCGCATCCGCGCCATCGTCCCGGGTTATTCCGACGCCCCGACGGACGAGGCGTTCTTCCGCATGTTCGAACGCGACAAGACCGAACTGCGAGACCTCGGCGTGCCGCTGGAGACCGGGCGCAGCGCGGGCTTCGACGCGATCGACGGGTACCGCATCGCCCGTCGCGACTACGAGCTCGGCGACATCGACCTGGAACCGGACGAGGCCGCCGCCGTGGCGCTGGCCGCCCGGCTGTGGGACTCGCCGCAGTTCACCGGCGCCGCCCACGGCGCCCTGATCAAGCTCCGCGCGGCCGGCGTCGACGTCGACCAGGACGTGCACGTGCCGGTCGAGCCGAAGGTGCGCACCAGCGAACCCGCGTTCCCGCCGCTGCTCGCCGCGGTGCAGGAGGGGCGCGTCGTGGAGTTCGACTACCGCCGCCCGGCGCCCGTCGAGATCCGCACCCGCGTGGTCGAGCCGTGGGGCGTGGTCGCCTGGCGCGGGCGCTGGTACCTCGTCGGCCACGACCGCGACCGGGGCGCGCCCCGCTGCTTCCGGCTGTCGCGGATCGTCGGCGACGTCCGCTCGGTCGGCAAGCCCGGCACCGTGCAGCGGCCGGACGACGTCGACCTGCTGTCGTTCGTCGCCCGCAACAACCGACCCGCGTCCGACCAGCCCGTCGCCACCGCCACGCTGTGGGCCGCGCGGGACCGGGCGCAGGGCCTGCGCCGCCGCGCCCGCGTCGTCGGCAGCCGGGAGTTCGACGGCGAGGCCGGCGACCTGCTGGAGGTCAACCTGCGCTTCCCCGACTCGGCCGCCACCTGGATCGCCGGGTTCGGCTCCGACGTGGTCGTGCTCGAACCCGAGGTGCTGGCCAAGACGGTCCGCGAGAAGCTCGTCGGCGCGCTGCGCGGTGCGGGGGTGCGCGCGTGA